In one window of Pseudodesulfovibrio sediminis DNA:
- a CDS encoding N-acyl-D-amino-acid deacylase family protein, whose product MSIRIDNAHIIDGTGTPAHTGSVFIEGQMILSVGRETPEADTVIDARGKAVCPGFIDTHSHSDLAILEDPFIWPKIRQGVTTEILGQDGISMAPLPSAYIPAWRKNLAGLDGDSETLDWTYETTDGYLSRMESSGVGTNVAYLVPHGNIRMEAMGLDDTTASEADREAMCAVLRREFDAGAFGLSTGLIYPPCTYADKAEMEALCSVAAEYGRPLVIHQRSEADTIVESMTEVLDIARTTGVHVHFSHFKICGKNNADKFQPVIDLLDRAREEKLTVTLDQYPYVAGSTMLGAILPPWAHAGGTEKLLERLADTDARARMLHDIEHGLHGWDNFVAFAGVDGIFVTSVKTEANQDAVGKSLVELGELRGTSPLEAALDIMLAEENAVGMVDFYGLEEHVKAFMSRPEMNVCTDGLLGGTPHPRTYGAFPRVLGKYVREEQVMPLETAVQKMTGTPATTFGIEKRGFLKPGHYADLVLFDPETIRDTGTYTDSRQHPVGVDMVMINGSIAYDINGSAPVTASGCVLRMKQPQ is encoded by the coding sequence ATGAGCATCCGCATAGACAACGCACACATCATCGACGGCACCGGCACTCCTGCCCACACTGGCTCCGTTTTTATTGAAGGCCAAATGATCCTGTCCGTGGGCCGCGAAACGCCTGAAGCTGACACCGTCATCGACGCCCGGGGCAAGGCCGTGTGTCCCGGTTTCATCGACACGCACAGCCACTCGGACCTCGCCATACTGGAAGACCCGTTCATCTGGCCGAAAATCCGTCAGGGCGTGACCACGGAAATCCTCGGGCAGGACGGCATCTCCATGGCACCGTTGCCCAGTGCGTACATCCCGGCATGGCGCAAGAATCTGGCAGGGCTGGACGGCGACTCCGAGACCCTGGACTGGACCTACGAAACCACGGACGGCTACCTTTCCCGCATGGAGAGCAGCGGCGTTGGCACCAACGTGGCGTACCTCGTGCCCCATGGCAATATCCGCATGGAAGCCATGGGCCTTGACGACACGACAGCCTCCGAGGCCGACCGTGAGGCCATGTGCGCTGTCCTGCGCAGAGAGTTTGACGCCGGGGCCTTTGGGCTGTCCACCGGACTCATCTACCCGCCCTGCACCTATGCGGACAAGGCGGAGATGGAGGCCCTGTGCTCGGTCGCCGCCGAATACGGCCGCCCATTGGTCATCCACCAGCGCAGCGAGGCCGACACCATTGTCGAATCCATGACCGAGGTGCTCGACATCGCCCGCACCACCGGGGTGCATGTCCACTTTTCCCATTTCAAGATCTGCGGCAAGAACAACGCCGACAAATTCCAACCGGTCATCGACCTCCTTGATCGCGCCCGAGAAGAAAAGCTGACCGTCACCCTTGATCAATACCCCTATGTGGCCGGCAGCACCATGCTCGGCGCCATCCTGCCTCCGTGGGCACACGCCGGGGGCACCGAAAAACTGCTGGAACGCCTTGCTGACACGGACGCCCGCGCCCGCATGCTCCACGACATAGAGCACGGCCTGCACGGCTGGGACAATTTCGTGGCCTTTGCCGGGGTGGACGGCATTTTTGTCACCAGCGTCAAGACCGAAGCCAATCAGGACGCGGTGGGCAAGAGCCTGGTAGAGCTCGGTGAACTGCGCGGCACCTCTCCGCTGGAAGCAGCTCTGGATATCATGCTCGCAGAGGAAAACGCCGTGGGCATGGTCGATTTTTACGGACTGGAAGAACATGTGAAAGCCTTCATGTCGCGGCCGGAAATGAATGTCTGCACCGACGGTCTGCTCGGCGGCACGCCGCATCCCCGCACGTACGGCGCGTTTCCGCGTGTACTGGGGAAATACGTGCGCGAAGAACAGGTCATGCCTCTGGAAACAGCGGTCCAAAAAATGACCGGCACCCCCGCCACCACATTCGGCATCGAAAAACGGGGCTTCCTAAAACCCGGCCACTATGCCGACCTGGTGCTCTTTGACCCGGAGACCATACGGGACACAGGCACCTACACCGACTCCAGACAACACCCTGTTGGCGTGGATATGGTCATGATAAACGGCTCGATCGCCTACGACATCAACGGCTCCGCCCCAGTGACCGCCAGCGGCTGTGTGCTGCGCATGAAGCAGCCTCAATAA
- a CDS encoding AAA family ATPase, translating into MCTEVQKVFFGQDDTLNLCLAALFCGGHVLLEGVPGTAKTLLVQTLATTLSMDSCRIQMTADRLPNEITGSSVFHPDDKEFTFKPGPVFTNFLLADELNRASPKTQSALLEAMQECTVSQDKTTHPLPDPFMVFATQNPVDQDGTYPLPLAQLDRFMFKIIIDYPDVEAEKRMLNSHHATAGLRDRGELGINPVLSAEELLEAREVIRSTFVRDEVVEYVQSLMAATRDEDLLSVGASPRAGLMLMMGAKSIARFAGRDYVIPDDVKEVFCPAMRHRVVRAPMAEIEEIEPDEILTNILETVKVPR; encoded by the coding sequence GTGTGCACTGAAGTGCAAAAAGTCTTTTTTGGACAGGATGATACCTTGAATCTTTGCCTTGCAGCCCTGTTTTGTGGAGGCCATGTATTGCTGGAAGGAGTTCCTGGTACGGCGAAGACCCTCTTGGTACAAACATTGGCAACAACTCTGAGCATGGATTCGTGTCGCATCCAGATGACCGCCGACCGGCTGCCCAACGAAATTACCGGATCAAGTGTTTTCCATCCAGATGACAAAGAGTTCACCTTCAAGCCAGGGCCGGTCTTTACCAATTTTCTGCTGGCCGATGAATTGAACCGCGCTTCACCCAAGACACAGTCTGCACTCTTGGAAGCCATGCAAGAATGCACAGTCAGCCAGGACAAAACGACCCACCCCCTTCCCGATCCATTCATGGTCTTTGCAACGCAAAACCCCGTCGATCAAGATGGGACCTACCCTCTGCCTTTGGCTCAGTTGGACCGCTTCATGTTCAAGATCATCATCGACTATCCTGATGTTGAAGCAGAAAAAAGAATGCTGAACAGTCATCATGCAACAGCAGGCCTGCGGGATAGGGGAGAGCTTGGCATCAACCCCGTTCTTTCGGCTGAGGAGCTGCTTGAGGCTCGGGAAGTGATCCGCTCAACCTTTGTGCGTGACGAAGTCGTCGAGTACGTCCAGTCGTTGATGGCCGCAACCAGGGACGAGGACCTGCTCAGCGTGGGGGCAAGCCCTCGTGCCGGATTGATGCTGATGATGGGTGCAAAGAGTATAGCACGCTTTGCTGGTCGGGATTACGTCATCCCGGATGACGTGAAAGAGGTCTTCTGTCCGGCCATGCGTCATAGAGTGGTTCGCGCTCCCATGGCCGAAATCGAAGAGATAGAACCTGACGAAATACTCACCAACATACTGGAAACGGTAAAGGTGCCCCGGTGA
- a CDS encoding carbonic anhydrase, with translation MQDIQKFISGFRSFRDEYFCREDSPFRELRNGQHPTTMVVACSDSRTDPSLIMQCEPGEIFVVRNVANIVPPYECDSGYHGVSSAIEYAVKILKVANIIVLGHSYCGGISALMKHDAHDDTEFINRWLSVMNPVRDEVMEHFGEVNKKSCTACEMAGILRSVENLMTFPWIEERVTNGSLNVHGWYFEMETGQLLSYLCQTKSFEPLTFPCPKRKKMVKE, from the coding sequence ATGCAGGATATTCAGAAGTTCATTTCCGGGTTCAGGAGTTTTCGCGACGAGTATTTTTGTCGGGAAGATTCTCCCTTTCGGGAGCTGCGCAACGGCCAGCACCCGACCACAATGGTTGTTGCCTGTAGCGATTCGCGCACCGATCCTTCGTTGATCATGCAGTGCGAGCCGGGCGAGATCTTCGTGGTCCGCAACGTGGCCAACATCGTGCCGCCATACGAGTGTGACTCCGGTTATCACGGTGTGTCGTCGGCCATCGAATACGCGGTCAAAATCCTCAAGGTCGCCAATATCATCGTGCTCGGTCACAGTTATTGCGGCGGCATTTCGGCCTTGATGAAGCATGATGCCCATGATGATACCGAATTCATCAATAGATGGCTGTCTGTCATGAATCCTGTCCGAGACGAGGTCATGGAGCACTTCGGCGAAGTGAACAAAAAGTCCTGCACGGCCTGCGAGATGGCGGGGATTCTCCGCTCGGTGGAAAATCTCATGACTTTTCCCTGGATTGAGGAGCGCGTCACCAACGGCTCCCTCAACGTGCATGGCTGGTATTTTGAAATGGAAACCGGTCAGCTGCTCAGCTACCTGTGCCAGACCAAGTCCTTTGAACCCCTGACATTTCCGTGTCCCAAGCGGAAAAAAATGGTCAAGGAGTAG
- a CDS encoding GNAT family N-acetyltransferase, whose amino-acid sequence MHLRSTRFMDFKFSQPNSQPDHQTAWEKAAVSTNQADPFCSSPAWQMAFHDAFSPDRRILIVSRSNSLVALAEHVSPQGETYLTPIESHWFFGCPLLGSQAVQLFNGLMDDIARLYAPAFPQIVISGIRPGGALSQRLIRTFIDRFDIYLHSSGAQCAASLAGGVDGYLSRRSGNHRKKLRKQARKALEQGVSFERVAPASAEEAETTYARMIAVELKSWKGIGKCGMAETPAKEFYDFLLKRLASAQSGRVIFARHDNKDIGFIFGGMAGRIYRGQQFSYDEAWKHYSIGNIMQLEQIRWLCQEKAKRYDMGPLVGPKMAYKNHWTEKEIRLQTWILVKRR is encoded by the coding sequence ATGCACCTTCGATCAACCCGATTCATGGACTTCAAATTCTCCCAGCCGAACTCCCAGCCGGATCATCAGACGGCCTGGGAAAAAGCGGCTGTCAGCACGAACCAGGCAGACCCATTCTGCTCATCACCCGCATGGCAGATGGCGTTTCACGACGCATTCAGCCCCGATCGTCGTATCCTCATAGTGTCCCGTTCCAACTCTCTGGTCGCATTGGCCGAACATGTCTCACCACAGGGAGAAACATATCTGACGCCCATTGAGTCTCACTGGTTTTTCGGATGCCCGCTGCTCGGCAGCCAGGCGGTCCAGTTGTTCAACGGCTTGATGGACGACATCGCACGGCTCTACGCCCCGGCATTCCCCCAAATCGTCATCAGCGGCATCCGGCCCGGCGGTGCACTTTCCCAGCGCCTTATCCGCACCTTTATCGACCGCTTTGACATCTACCTCCACTCTTCGGGGGCACAGTGCGCTGCGTCGTTGGCAGGGGGCGTTGATGGCTATCTTTCCCGGCGGTCCGGCAATCATCGAAAGAAACTCCGCAAGCAGGCCCGAAAAGCCCTGGAACAGGGAGTCAGCTTCGAACGCGTTGCTCCGGCTTCCGCTGAAGAGGCCGAAACGACCTACGCCCGCATGATCGCTGTTGAATTGAAAAGCTGGAAAGGGATAGGCAAATGCGGCATGGCCGAGACACCGGCCAAGGAATTCTATGATTTCCTGCTCAAACGCCTCGCCTCCGCACAAAGCGGTAGGGTCATCTTTGCCCGGCACGACAACAAGGATATCGGCTTCATATTCGGCGGCATGGCTGGCCGGATATATCGTGGTCAGCAATTCAGCTATGATGAAGCGTGGAAACACTACTCCATCGGTAACATCATGCAACTGGAACAAATTCGTTGGCTCTGCCAGGAAAAGGCCAAACGCTATGATATGGGCCCGCTGGTCGGCCCCAAAATGGCATACAAGAACCACTGGACAGAAAAAGAAATCCGCCTCCAGACATGGATTCTCGTGAAACGAAGATAG
- a CDS encoding ZIP family metal transporter: MDFFLNLSPVMQAFLATLFTWGVTALGAAVVFTAKDISKRVLDIMLGFAGGVMIAASYWSLLAPAIEMSEHMGAFKFVPATIGFILGAVFLRLVDMFLPHLHINAPRSEAEGVETDWNSSILLVLAITLHNIPEGLAVGVAFGAVGVGYESASIGGAIALALGIGIQNFPEGAAVSVPLRRQGLSRFKSFLYGQASAIVEPIAAVVGAAAVVVAKPLLPYALAFAAGAMIFVVVEEVIPESQASGYGDQATMGCIIGFAVMMTLDVALG, encoded by the coding sequence GTGGACTTTTTTCTGAATCTTTCTCCCGTTATGCAGGCTTTTCTGGCGACGCTGTTTACCTGGGGCGTGACCGCTCTTGGTGCAGCGGTTGTCTTTACGGCCAAAGATATCAGTAAACGTGTGTTGGATATCATGCTGGGCTTTGCCGGTGGTGTGATGATCGCGGCCAGCTATTGGTCTTTGCTTGCCCCGGCCATTGAGATGAGCGAGCACATGGGCGCATTCAAATTTGTCCCGGCAACCATCGGCTTCATTCTCGGCGCCGTGTTTTTGCGTCTTGTGGACATGTTCCTGCCCCATTTGCATATCAACGCCCCCCGCTCCGAGGCAGAAGGAGTTGAAACCGACTGGAACAGCTCGATTCTGCTCGTTTTGGCTATTACTCTGCACAACATACCGGAAGGGCTGGCCGTGGGCGTTGCCTTTGGTGCCGTGGGCGTGGGCTATGAGAGCGCCTCGATCGGCGGGGCCATCGCGCTGGCCCTGGGCATCGGTATTCAGAACTTTCCCGAGGGGGCTGCCGTGTCCGTTCCACTGCGCAGACAGGGACTCTCGCGGTTCAAGAGCTTCCTGTACGGACAGGCTTCCGCCATTGTCGAGCCGATTGCTGCCGTGGTGGGCGCGGCCGCAGTGGTCGTGGCCAAACCCCTCCTTCCCTATGCCCTGGCGTTTGCCGCAGGGGCCATGATCTTTGTGGTCGTGGAAGAGGTCATCCCGGAATCGCAGGCTTCAGGCTATGGAGACCAGGCGACCATGGGATGCATCATCGGTTTTGCTGTCATGATGACGCTCGATGTCGCGCTTGGGTGA
- a CDS encoding tyrosine-type recombinase/integrase, producing MMILDALADHAKSKRGEYVFCHDDGTPYAERQKLIPRVCDKAGVPRFNYHGIRHLTASMLAQEGVDIPTIQAILRHKNSMTTTQYIHRLGITENALEKVFGK from the coding sequence ATGATGATTTTGGACGCCCTGGCCGACCATGCCAAGTCAAAACGTGGCGAATACGTCTTCTGCCATGACGACGGCACCCCATACGCCGAACGGCAGAAGTTGATACCTCGCGTGTGCGACAAGGCGGGAGTGCCACGGTTCAACTATCACGGCATTCGGCACCTCACAGCGTCCATGCTGGCCCAGGAGGGAGTGGACATACCCACCATCCAGGCCATCCTACGGCACAAAAACTCAATGACCACGACCCAGTACATTCATCGACTAGGCATAACAGAAAACGCCCTGGAAAAAGTGTTCGGCAAGTAA
- a CDS encoding RDD family protein: MTARIEFETPENILVNYQPAGLGTRFMAWIVDSIISYLIVFLLIVCLIALGVAYDGLFEFVEERIAYSLGDDKETKNLMVGIYFSLFLLILNTVSFVYFFMFEYFGHGRTLGKRWMSIRVIGEEGIALNSTKVFLRSVFRIVDSIPIAWLVPLFSKRSKRLGDMVAGTLIVVDQPGTLEEVREELEEGAQREFRFVRIGLDELKQKEVHLIAQLLERAESMDESIRKDLYHKTVDSMAVHFDHELPEASSYERYLRELLQSYYERQHRRLG, from the coding sequence ATGACTGCACGAATTGAATTCGAAACTCCCGAGAACATTCTCGTCAATTACCAACCTGCAGGGCTTGGCACCCGTTTCATGGCTTGGATCGTTGACTCAATTATCTCCTATCTCATTGTCTTCCTACTAATCGTGTGTCTGATTGCTCTAGGAGTAGCTTATGACGGGCTGTTTGAATTCGTAGAAGAGCGTATAGCATACAGCTTGGGCGATGACAAAGAAACGAAGAACCTGATGGTGGGCATATACTTTAGTCTTTTCCTTCTCATTCTCAACACCGTCTCATTCGTCTATTTCTTTATGTTTGAATACTTTGGGCACGGAAGAACCCTGGGCAAGCGTTGGATGTCTATCCGGGTCATTGGAGAGGAAGGGATAGCCCTGAACTCGACCAAAGTCTTCCTACGTAGCGTCTTTCGTATAGTCGACTCAATTCCCATCGCATGGCTGGTTCCGCTTTTCTCAAAGCGCTCGAAAAGACTTGGTGACATGGTTGCTGGCACCCTGATTGTCGTGGACCAACCAGGAACCCTTGAAGAGGTCCGTGAAGAATTGGAGGAAGGGGCCCAGCGAGAATTCCGTTTTGTACGAATTGGGCTGGACGAATTGAAACAAAAGGAAGTCCATTTGATCGCTCAACTTCTAGAACGAGCTGAATCAATGGATGAATCTATCAGGAAAGACCTTTACCATAAAACGGTCGACTCAATGGCAGTGCATTTTGATCATGAGTTGCCGGAAGCATCTTCCTATGAGCGTTATCTAAGAGAACTCCTGCAAAGTTACTATGAGCGGCAGCACAGGCGTCTTGGTTGA
- a CDS encoding DUF58 domain-containing protein: protein MGAIIPFGLISTIWPVAVWLMLATVLFVLALAVADYRFLIDAFNAIRFKRTLPNSAGRGASCNVGLELINIIQRRLSGSLRDLPPEGVTPETWQYDILLEPNGAIQENYSCIIPERGVHHWGLTHLRLKGFLGFLEGQMALGEPQSVKVYPESAVPDGEYQVFTQIEYDLKKSSSTRRRGEGMDFETIDRFVEGDDPRHIDWFSTARSGEFMVRRYQQDQHREVVILLDCGRLMGAQTSAGNKLDRAVDAALLLFRIAGHRGDSCSFGVYDNQVRSFLLPQRGIGAYKRVLENVYDVECSFIESDFSVMFSKLQQKQRKRSLVVIISDVVDSNTSGRMKRALAELKKQHMVVFAAMRTPALSNYANQVVDSTRGVMRQAVAMQLEQEREKALHQISKLGVTVLDTEPEGLTVPLLNQYIRIREQGLL, encoded by the coding sequence ATGGGAGCCATTATTCCATTCGGACTCATCTCAACCATTTGGCCGGTGGCCGTATGGTTGATGTTGGCAACGGTACTCTTTGTTTTGGCTCTGGCTGTAGCTGACTACCGTTTTCTTATAGACGCTTTCAATGCAATACGGTTTAAACGTACCTTGCCAAACAGTGCCGGGCGTGGTGCTTCTTGTAACGTCGGCCTTGAACTCATCAATATCATCCAACGCCGCCTTTCAGGATCACTCCGCGATTTACCACCTGAAGGAGTTACCCCTGAGACATGGCAGTATGATATCCTACTGGAGCCGAACGGGGCAATACAAGAAAACTACTCTTGCATCATTCCGGAGCGCGGAGTGCATCACTGGGGGCTAACTCACCTCCGTCTCAAAGGCTTCCTCGGCTTTCTTGAAGGACAGATGGCCTTGGGCGAACCCCAGAGCGTAAAGGTATACCCTGAAAGCGCGGTTCCTGATGGAGAGTATCAAGTATTCACACAAATCGAATATGACCTGAAAAAGAGCTCTTCAACTCGTCGACGTGGTGAAGGCATGGATTTCGAAACAATTGATCGTTTTGTCGAGGGTGATGATCCACGCCACATCGACTGGTTCTCCACAGCCCGTAGCGGAGAATTCATGGTACGGCGTTATCAGCAGGACCAGCACCGTGAGGTCGTTATCCTGCTTGATTGCGGACGATTGATGGGTGCCCAGACATCTGCTGGAAATAAACTTGATCGGGCAGTGGATGCCGCTTTGCTGCTCTTTAGGATAGCCGGGCATCGCGGAGACAGCTGTTCCTTTGGCGTCTATGACAATCAGGTAAGGAGCTTTCTGCTCCCTCAACGGGGAATCGGTGCATACAAGCGAGTTCTGGAAAATGTATATGACGTGGAGTGCTCATTTATCGAAAGCGACTTTTCAGTCATGTTCTCCAAGCTACAACAGAAGCAACGTAAACGTTCTTTGGTCGTGATTATTTCTGATGTTGTTGATTCCAATACCTCTGGGCGGATGAAAAGGGCTTTGGCTGAACTCAAGAAACAACATATGGTGGTCTTTGCTGCAATGAGAACGCCAGCTCTAAGCAATTATGCAAATCAGGTTGTTGACAGCACAAGAGGTGTAATGCGCCAAGCAGTAGCCATGCAGCTTGAGCAAGAGCGGGAAAAAGCCCTCCACCAGATAAGCAAGTTGGGCGTAACCGTTTTGGACACAGAGCCTGAAGGGCTTACCGTGCCATTACTTAATCAGTACATTCGGATTCGGGAGCAGGGCCTGCTCTAA
- a CDS encoding zinc ribbon domain-containing protein YjdM translates to MEDTPNCPQCNCEYVYSDGSILICPECGHEFQPGDVAEKVYKDMNGTVLVDGDTVIVAQNLKVKGASSPIKKGTKVKNIRLVEPEDGVHDISCKIPGFGSMMLKTSVVKKG, encoded by the coding sequence ATGGAAGATACACCAAATTGTCCTCAGTGTAATTGCGAGTATGTGTATTCTGACGGCAGTATTCTGATCTGCCCGGAATGTGGACACGAGTTTCAGCCCGGAGATGTGGCGGAAAAAGTCTATAAGGACATGAACGGTACTGTTCTTGTTGATGGCGACACTGTCATCGTGGCGCAGAACTTGAAGGTGAAAGGCGCGTCCTCCCCGATCAAGAAGGGGACGAAGGTCAAGAATATCAGGCTGGTCGAGCCGGAAGATGGCGTTCATGACATCTCCTGCAAGATCCCGGGGTTCGGCTCAATGATGCTGAAAACCTCGGTTGTCAAAAAGGGCTGA
- a CDS encoding stage II sporulation protein M translates to MQSFISRNKSTWQELEKLMVRARKGRGIKRLKPAELSRLDQLYRRTTVHLAQVLSRSNDDALIQYLNNLTSTTHSIIYISDKSPFLGKVGRFFIEGFPRAIARNWRFHLIALLLFLGGLFLGYFASFHDPLASYMIMPDGEHRTMGATAEQLVEALRSGRDTGQGKKIFFASYLSQHNIKVGLMSLTMGVLAGIPTILLTIYNGMILGAFTATHHSVGIFVEYWAWILPHGVPEISAIILFSGVGLRLGWAVVAPGLLSRRRSIVSASKDAMLTILGGGVLLVLASLVESFLRQSHLPSTERLIFAAISAAFLASYIAAGFYFELTRKEKAD, encoded by the coding sequence ATGCAGTCCTTCATAAGCCGAAATAAAAGCACCTGGCAAGAGCTGGAAAAGCTGATGGTCCGTGCTCGGAAAGGTCGCGGGATTAAGCGGCTTAAGCCCGCAGAATTGAGCCGTCTCGACCAGCTCTATAGACGAACGACAGTTCACTTGGCTCAAGTCTTATCCAGGTCGAATGATGATGCTTTGATACAATACCTCAACAATCTGACATCGACCACTCACAGTATCATCTACATTTCCGACAAGTCTCCCTTCCTGGGCAAAGTGGGACGTTTCTTCATTGAAGGCTTCCCAAGGGCCATCGCAAGGAACTGGCGCTTTCATTTGATTGCCCTCTTGCTATTTCTCGGTGGACTATTTCTTGGCTACTTCGCATCGTTTCACGATCCCCTAGCGTCATATATGATCATGCCCGATGGCGAGCATAGAACCATGGGAGCAACAGCTGAGCAATTAGTAGAAGCCCTTCGATCAGGAAGAGACACGGGCCAAGGCAAGAAGATTTTTTTCGCCTCATATTTGTCTCAGCACAATATCAAAGTAGGACTGATGAGTTTGACAATGGGGGTGCTGGCTGGGATTCCCACAATTCTTCTCACCATATACAATGGCATGATTCTGGGAGCCTTCACGGCTACCCACCACAGCGTAGGAATATTCGTCGAGTACTGGGCTTGGATACTTCCTCATGGTGTTCCTGAGATAAGCGCCATCATACTCTTCTCCGGAGTCGGTTTACGTCTGGGGTGGGCAGTTGTTGCTCCTGGCCTTCTTTCTCGTAGACGAAGCATTGTCAGCGCATCAAAGGATGCAATGCTAACCATTCTCGGTGGGGGTGTTTTGCTGGTACTTGCCAGTTTGGTGGAGAGTTTCCTTAGACAAAGTCATTTGCCGTCAACTGAACGGCTCATTTTTGCCGCAATCAGTGCAGCCTTTCTCGCAAGCTATATAGCGGCAGGATTCTATTTCGAGCTGACCAGAAAAGAAAAAGCAGATTAG
- a CDS encoding DUF2087 domain-containing protein, with product MSKSPMPLYVGDISALARNVRGRLQDSETIPSHVEMLNLLVKASGYRNFQHFKAQFEARKGLDLPKPHGAEINFKRVKRVLRLFDADGYLTHWPKKYSERVICLWVMWSRISARKTYTECEISELLEQQHLFEDHALLRRQLVDLKLMNRTPDGREYQRIEAQPPAEALEVLARMR from the coding sequence ATGTCCAAATCCCCAATGCCCCTGTATGTGGGCGATATCTCTGCATTGGCGCGCAATGTGCGTGGTCGGTTGCAGGATTCAGAAACAATTCCCAGTCATGTCGAGATGTTGAACCTGCTGGTCAAGGCCAGTGGATATCGCAATTTTCAACATTTCAAGGCGCAGTTCGAGGCGCGCAAAGGGCTTGATCTCCCCAAACCGCACGGGGCCGAGATCAACTTCAAGCGTGTGAAACGGGTCCTTCGGCTGTTTGATGCCGATGGCTACCTGACTCACTGGCCCAAGAAGTATAGCGAGCGCGTCATCTGTCTGTGGGTCATGTGGTCCCGGATTTCAGCCAGGAAAACCTACACCGAATGCGAAATAAGCGAATTGCTCGAACAGCAGCACCTGTTTGAGGATCATGCCCTTTTGCGGCGGCAGCTGGTTGATCTCAAGCTGATGAACAGAACCCCGGACGGCCGGGAATACCAGCGGATCGAGGCACAGCCTCCTGCCGAGGCCCTGGAGGTCCTTGCCCGTATGCGGTAG
- a CDS encoding DUF4350 domain-containing protein, with protein sequence MSAARKSLIGIVALMLLSVLLTVLDGARAPQGTGREHDSFGLLGHGLRGLYETLETLGMDVHRIHVPPSAVDTLYPDANLVLWSPESHRVQKELRHIEQLGQWVKEGGRLIIAPPTINGVRADSEGKETLFKYLGLKRQIFFDVDAPHVAPTPNEGLPNFEKSVWGGALNESAVVSIVAKGKMDTLLRGVDSLVLPVESIITLGRAGDLVSPDRLDFIDKDGKESTLIAALPLGKGEVVIVADPRLAVNKFLGLEDNAVVMTLLLGGESGPIVFDEFLHGIGSRGNPIHLLSRQPYGYIALGFLLTVLLWCWRSAIFLGPPLPEGRTSRRDISDYIDAMANLFMKKRAYRFALGEVREGVMRRLAKKYHLPPSKADAKSIAKAMGKRDPDAAKRFMESVAAVDTILKKKREPSAKRLAQITRKFTKCQ encoded by the coding sequence ATGTCGGCTGCAAGAAAATCTCTCATAGGCATCGTGGCGTTGATGTTGCTCTCGGTGCTGCTGACAGTTCTCGACGGAGCAAGAGCTCCTCAAGGGACTGGCCGGGAGCACGACAGTTTTGGGCTACTTGGGCATGGCCTGCGTGGCCTATACGAAACCTTGGAAACGCTTGGCATGGACGTACATCGAATCCATGTCCCTCCATCTGCCGTCGACACCTTATACCCTGATGCGAATTTGGTTTTATGGAGTCCAGAGTCTCACAGGGTCCAAAAAGAACTCCGGCATATTGAGCAACTAGGGCAGTGGGTAAAGGAAGGAGGACGCTTGATTATCGCTCCTCCGACGATCAATGGAGTAAGGGCGGACTCCGAGGGAAAAGAAACCCTGTTCAAGTACCTCGGTTTGAAACGCCAGATTTTCTTTGATGTCGATGCCCCCCATGTAGCCCCTACCCCCAATGAGGGATTGCCGAATTTTGAGAAGTCAGTCTGGGGCGGAGCTCTCAACGAATCGGCAGTCGTGAGCATTGTTGCCAAGGGGAAAATGGACACGTTGCTGCGCGGTGTGGATTCATTGGTCCTACCCGTCGAGTCGATCATTACCCTGGGAAGAGCAGGGGATTTGGTGAGCCCGGACCGGCTCGATTTCATCGACAAGGACGGCAAGGAGAGCACCCTTATTGCCGCGCTGCCGCTCGGCAAGGGCGAAGTTGTGATCGTGGCTGACCCCAGACTGGCGGTAAACAAGTTTCTTGGGCTGGAGGACAATGCTGTCGTAATGACGCTGTTGCTCGGAGGAGAGTCCGGCCCAATAGTATTCGATGAATTTCTGCACGGCATTGGCTCAAGGGGGAATCCTATTCACCTCCTATCAAGACAGCCATATGGATACATTGCCTTGGGCTTCTTGCTTACCGTCTTGCTCTGGTGCTGGAGAAGCGCTATCTTCTTGGGGCCGCCTCTTCCAGAGGGCAGAACTTCGAGGAGAGACATTTCGGATTACATCGACGCCATGGCCAACCTGTTCATGAAAAAAAGGGCCTACCGATTCGCATTGGGCGAAGTAAGGGAAGGAGTGATGAGACGCCTGGCCAAGAAATACCATCTGCCTCCATCTAAAGCCGATGCAAAGAGTATCGCGAAAGCGATGGGCAAAAGAGATCCTGACGCAGCAAAACGATTCATGGAATCTGTTGCTGCTGTCGATACAATTCTTAAGAAAAAAAGAGAACCGTCAGCCAAGCGCCTGGCACAGATCACGAGGAAGTTTACCAAGTGTCAATAG